In one Nocardioides sp. NBC_00368 genomic region, the following are encoded:
- the cls gene encoding cardiolipin synthase has translation MDEGTWIASLVSAALAVAHVAVCVVALGVIPGGRKPSTGLAWLFLILALPAFGLLAFLLFGSTSVGRKRRAWQRQVNERISAELRSDPAALTAPAGPTLGAVRLNEHLGSLPLTGDNRVEVFPEYAETIAAMTADVRRARSFVHVEFYISAWDEATGDFFDALVEAVGRGVEVRFLFDHLGSRGIPGHRDMLSRLEGSGIRWAAMLPVRPLRGELRRPDLRNHRKILVVDGVVAFAGSQNLIEPGYDKPKNHKAGREWVDLMVRVEGPAVRDLAIVFATDWYAETAENIRDLLGPRAPLEGQRTGRAAEDVSCQIVPSGPGFVTENNLRLFNTLIYGAQSRICLVSPYFVPDESLLYAVTTAAQRGVEVELFVNEGADQFMVFHAQRSYYSDLLDAGVRIRLYPVPYVLHTKFFTVDDTIAVIGSSNMDYRSFALNYEVVLLLESDRVVRDLQGVLDDYRKRSSELTAERWSRRGRGAAYIDNVMRLTAALQ, from the coding sequence ATGGATGAGGGCACCTGGATCGCCAGCCTCGTCAGCGCAGCTCTCGCTGTTGCCCACGTCGCGGTCTGCGTGGTCGCGCTGGGCGTGATACCCGGAGGCCGGAAGCCGTCGACCGGCCTCGCCTGGCTGTTCCTCATCCTGGCGCTGCCGGCGTTCGGCCTGCTCGCCTTCCTGCTCTTCGGGAGCACCAGCGTCGGCCGCAAGCGCCGCGCGTGGCAGCGGCAGGTCAACGAGCGGATCAGCGCCGAGCTCAGGTCCGACCCGGCGGCGCTGACCGCCCCCGCGGGCCCGACGCTGGGAGCCGTCCGGCTGAACGAGCACCTGGGATCGTTGCCGCTGACCGGAGACAACCGGGTCGAGGTGTTCCCCGAGTACGCGGAGACGATCGCGGCGATGACGGCGGACGTACGCCGGGCGCGATCGTTCGTGCACGTGGAGTTCTACATCTCCGCCTGGGACGAGGCCACTGGTGACTTCTTCGACGCGCTCGTCGAGGCGGTCGGCCGAGGGGTCGAGGTGCGCTTCCTCTTCGACCACCTCGGCTCGCGCGGCATCCCCGGTCACCGGGACATGCTGTCGCGGTTGGAGGGTTCCGGCATCAGGTGGGCCGCGATGCTTCCGGTCCGGCCGCTGCGCGGTGAGCTCCGCCGCCCGGATCTGCGCAATCACCGCAAGATCCTCGTCGTCGACGGGGTGGTTGCGTTCGCGGGCTCGCAGAACCTCATCGAGCCCGGCTACGACAAGCCCAAGAACCACAAGGCCGGCCGCGAGTGGGTCGACCTGATGGTCCGGGTGGAGGGGCCGGCGGTGCGGGACCTGGCGATCGTCTTCGCGACCGACTGGTACGCCGAGACCGCCGAGAACATCCGGGACCTGCTCGGTCCACGCGCGCCCTTGGAGGGCCAGCGGACCGGACGAGCCGCCGAGGACGTCTCGTGCCAGATCGTGCCGAGCGGACCCGGGTTCGTGACCGAGAACAACCTGCGCCTGTTCAACACGCTGATCTACGGCGCCCAGTCACGGATCTGCCTGGTCAGCCCCTACTTCGTGCCCGACGAATCGCTGCTCTACGCGGTCACGACGGCCGCCCAGAGGGGTGTCGAGGTCGAGCTGTTCGTGAACGAGGGCGCCGACCAGTTCATGGTCTTCCACGCGCAGCGCTCCTACTACTCCGACCTCCTCGATGCCGGTGTCAGAATCCGGCTCTACCCCGTGCCCTACGTCTTGCATACCAAGTTCTTCACCGTCGACGACACGATCGCCGTGATCGGCTCCTCGAACATGGACTACCGCTCCTTCGCGCTCAACTACGAGGTCGTCCTGCTGCTCGAGAGTGATCGCGTGGTCCGCGATCTGCAGGGCGTGCTCGACGACTATCGGAAGAGGTCGAGCGAGCTCACCGCGGAGCGCTGGTCGCGGCGCGGCCGCGGGGCTGCGTACATCGACAACGTCATGCGTCTGACGGCGGCCCTGCAGTAG
- a CDS encoding GAP family protein, which translates to MEEAIGQSLPIAVGVLVSPFPIVALVLMLVSRRAGSNGTAFVLGWLAGIFVLGTLVALLAGGAGSGGQDTPLWAVLLKIFLGALLLLLAVRSWQGRPAEGESAPVPNWMATIDAFNAFKAFGVGVLLGTVNPKNLLLVISAGTTIATATSETNQQIVAVAVFTVVASLGVLVPFGIYLVAGERAAGLLDGIKAWMIAYNAVIMTVLLSVLGVKMLGDGVASF; encoded by the coding sequence ATGGAAGAAGCAATCGGCCAGTCTCTACCGATCGCGGTCGGGGTGCTCGTCAGTCCCTTCCCGATCGTCGCACTCGTTCTCATGCTGGTCAGCCGCCGTGCTGGCTCGAACGGCACGGCCTTCGTCCTCGGGTGGCTCGCCGGAATCTTCGTCCTCGGGACGTTGGTCGCGCTGCTCGCCGGCGGTGCCGGATCAGGGGGCCAGGACACGCCGCTCTGGGCAGTCCTGCTGAAGATCTTCCTCGGAGCCCTGCTCCTGCTGCTCGCCGTACGCAGCTGGCAGGGGCGGCCGGCCGAGGGCGAGTCCGCGCCCGTCCCGAACTGGATGGCGACGATCGACGCCTTCAACGCGTTCAAGGCGTTCGGCGTCGGGGTGCTTCTGGGAACGGTCAACCCGAAAAACCTGCTGCTCGTGATCTCGGCGGGCACCACGATCGCGACGGCGACCTCGGAGACCAACCAGCAGATCGTCGCGGTGGCCGTGTTCACCGTCGTCGCGAGCCTGGGTGTGCTCGTGCCCTTCGGCATCTACCTGGTGGCGGGGGAGCGTGCGGCTGGGCTCCTGGATGGCATCAAGGCGTGGATGATCGCCTACAACGCGGTGATCATGACCGTTCTCCTCTCTGTGCTCGGGGTCAAGATGCTCGGCGACGGCGTGGCGTCGTTCTGA